Proteins from a genomic interval of Verrucomicrobiales bacterium:
- a CDS encoding DUF1552 domain-containing protein has translation MSTHSFSRRTFLRGVGVTMALPWMESLTVWGDTPTQSKPSSEAPVRLAVLFSGNGFHSKEWWARGEGKQMELGKVLAPLQDFREKMILVRGLYNEEALKGNIHSSQTGNLLSGAPLASGGEIRSGTSIDQLLAQRYGHSTKVPSLVLGCEKSNPSVHKNYSMLYSSHISWSSPTTPTPLEVYPALAFDRLFKDEVSKGDKSVLDAVISDAKDLRRQISVNDQRKLDEYLDSVRDVEQRIENAGKKGELQGWRPTLSAPNMARPADGIPQDIGEHMRLMCDIMVLGFQTDTTRICTLKLNNDHSSLRFPNLGVDYMIHHLLSHSDTADWLKVNQFFLQQLGYIAGKLDAIQEGSRTALDNTMLMYCSSMMTGGHDATQLPVVLLGGAGGRLKGGRVLDYKEKPERQMCRLYLSMMDKMNVRLPKFGDATKPLEEV, from the coding sequence ATGAGCACACATTCCTTTTCACGACGGACCTTCCTTCGCGGCGTCGGCGTTACCATGGCGCTCCCCTGGATGGAATCCCTGACGGTCTGGGGCGACACTCCCACGCAGTCCAAGCCTTCTAGCGAAGCGCCGGTGCGACTCGCCGTGCTCTTCTCCGGGAATGGGTTTCATTCCAAGGAATGGTGGGCTCGGGGCGAAGGCAAACAGATGGAGCTCGGCAAGGTGCTGGCGCCGCTGCAGGACTTTCGCGAAAAGATGATTCTGGTCCGCGGCCTCTACAACGAGGAAGCGCTCAAGGGGAACATTCACAGTTCCCAGACGGGGAATCTGCTCTCCGGCGCGCCGCTCGCTTCCGGTGGTGAAATCCGTTCCGGAACCAGCATCGACCAGCTCCTGGCCCAGCGCTATGGGCACTCCACCAAGGTGCCCAGCCTCGTGCTGGGCTGCGAGAAGTCCAATCCCTCGGTGCATAAGAATTACTCGATGCTTTATAGCTCCCACATTTCCTGGAGCTCCCCCACCACTCCCACACCGCTGGAAGTGTACCCGGCCCTCGCGTTCGACCGCCTGTTCAAGGATGAGGTGAGCAAAGGCGACAAGAGCGTGCTCGATGCCGTAATCTCGGATGCCAAGGACCTGCGACGGCAGATCAGCGTCAACGACCAGCGCAAACTCGACGAGTATTTGGATTCCGTTCGCGACGTCGAACAACGTATCGAGAACGCCGGCAAGAAGGGCGAGCTGCAAGGCTGGCGCCCCACTCTCAGCGCTCCCAACATGGCTCGCCCGGCCGATGGTATTCCGCAGGACATCGGCGAGCACATGCGCTTGATGTGCGACATCATGGTTCTGGGTTTCCAGACCGACACGACTCGAATCTGCACCCTCAAGCTCAACAACGACCACAGCTCGTTGCGCTTCCCGAACTTGGGGGTTGATTACATGATTCACCATCTGCTGTCGCACTCCGACACTGCCGACTGGCTGAAGGTGAACCAGTTCTTTCTCCAGCAGCTGGGTTACATCGCGGGGAAACTCGACGCGATTCAAGAGGGCTCGCGTACAGCGCTGGATAACACCATGTTGATGTACTGCTCGTCCATGATGACCGGTGGGCACGACGCCACCCAGTTGCCCGTGGTTCTGTTGGGTGGGGCCGGCGGCCGGCTCAAAGGCGGCCGCGTTTTGGACTACAAAGAGAAGCCCGAGCGGCAGATGTGCCGATTGTATCTCTCCATGATGGACAAGATGAACGTCCGCCTGCCGAAGTTCGGCGACGCCACCAAGCCTCTGGAAGAGGTTTAA
- a CDS encoding immunoglobulin domain-containing protein, with the protein MKKATFLLMTAGLCSLANPAGAAITDTLVGHWRFDETGDSTAKDSSSSANDGAVGNALGDSPLWGPGKIGNALTFRGPIEGNDYVSVPNFPRFLSVFSASAWVWADPRDGTWPQSTILENGLGSGGPLGLVIRSKNRDQQFGPLGNTSSDGAGRVVVNEAVGFPTDSWQHVGVTADGTKIRVYRNGIEIASADYDGTLLESSAAALGIGATLDDSGAPNGAYWQGKIDDVGVWSEALSASQMAAVYSAGLTGKDLTQADGFLNLPPTIATQPQGVTRFVGESVSFSVKAAGNEPLTYQWMLNSKPIPGATAATYTIASVRSSDAGQYIVVVSNPGGNVDSLPASLTVNAAGLNTGLIGYWKFDETTGDSAADSSSGNHAGTLGNSAGDDSQWVEGQIGGALQLGGPSTRQYVLVNDYAKPASTLTVSAWVFADALGSWASFVKNWGGSDAGQFHFGIFADGQHQNIYIKQTDGKTPNVSDPDPFPIGEWQHVAVVCDGSKVRLYRGGIEVASTDYDGTLVMPPMNCIGIGSKLSNDCSGADTGAPGFWQGKMDDVGIWNRGLSPQEIQAIFKRGQAGKALDDIVITDGLIGYFPLDETTGLTAADSSPDNHPGTLGGFGEDDSQWVEGRIGGSLQFGGPSSKQFVQVEDYAKPTSTLTVSLWAFADQLGSWASFVKNWGGSDAGQFHFGIFADGQHQNIYIKQADGKTPNVSDPDPFPIGEWQHAAVVCDGSKVRLYRNGIEVASTDYDGTLVLPPMNCIGIGAKLNNGCTGADTGAPGFWHGKMDDIGIWNRGLSPAEIQAIYEAGQAGSPLVQAVVVSRARLAFTRAANDLVLSWAQAGYVLQENTDISKADGWTDTQGGGASPVTVPIANAGGKFYRLHKP; encoded by the coding sequence ATGAAGAAGGCTACCTTCCTCCTCATGACGGCCGGTCTGTGTTCGCTCGCGAACCCAGCCGGAGCAGCCATCACCGATACACTAGTCGGCCATTGGCGTTTCGATGAAACAGGCGACAGCACGGCTAAAGACTCCTCGAGTAGCGCCAACGATGGCGCGGTGGGAAACGCGCTGGGCGACTCGCCCCTGTGGGGACCCGGCAAGATCGGCAATGCGCTGACCTTCCGCGGACCCATTGAAGGGAATGACTATGTGTCCGTGCCTAACTTTCCACGCTTTCTCTCCGTGTTCTCCGCGTCGGCCTGGGTGTGGGCTGACCCTCGGGATGGTACCTGGCCCCAAAGCACGATTCTCGAGAACGGCCTCGGCAGCGGCGGCCCGCTCGGCTTGGTCATCCGCAGCAAGAATCGGGATCAACAGTTCGGTCCCCTGGGCAATACCAGCTCCGACGGCGCGGGCCGTGTGGTCGTGAACGAAGCCGTTGGGTTCCCTACCGACAGCTGGCAACACGTCGGCGTGACCGCTGACGGCACAAAGATCCGTGTCTACCGCAACGGCATTGAGATAGCCTCGGCGGACTATGATGGAACCCTGCTCGAATCATCCGCCGCTGCCCTCGGCATCGGGGCGACCCTGGACGATTCCGGGGCACCGAACGGAGCCTATTGGCAGGGCAAAATCGACGACGTCGGGGTGTGGAGCGAGGCGCTCAGCGCCAGCCAAATGGCGGCGGTCTATAGTGCAGGCCTGACCGGCAAGGACCTCACGCAAGCCGATGGGTTCCTGAACCTGCCACCCACCATCGCCACCCAGCCGCAGGGCGTGACCCGCTTCGTCGGGGAATCCGTCTCGTTCTCGGTCAAAGCGGCCGGCAATGAGCCGCTCACGTACCAATGGATGCTCAACTCCAAACCGATCCCGGGAGCCACTGCGGCCACCTACACCATCGCCAGCGTGCGAAGTTCCGACGCTGGTCAATACATTGTCGTCGTCTCAAACCCGGGCGGTAACGTCGACAGCCTTCCCGCCAGCCTCACCGTAAACGCGGCCGGGCTCAATACCGGCCTCATCGGGTATTGGAAGTTTGATGAAACAACGGGCGACAGCGCAGCCGACTCCTCCTCAGGAAACCATGCCGGCACTCTAGGGAATTCCGCCGGCGATGATTCTCAATGGGTCGAAGGTCAAATCGGCGGCGCTCTGCAGTTGGGCGGGCCGTCCACGCGCCAATATGTGCTGGTGAACGACTACGCCAAACCGGCCTCGACCCTCACCGTCTCTGCCTGGGTTTTCGCCGATGCCTTGGGCAGCTGGGCGTCGTTTGTGAAGAACTGGGGTGGCTCGGATGCCGGCCAGTTTCACTTCGGCATCTTCGCAGACGGACAACATCAGAACATTTACATCAAGCAAACCGACGGAAAGACTCCGAACGTCAGCGACCCGGATCCATTCCCCATCGGCGAGTGGCAACACGTGGCGGTCGTGTGCGATGGCTCCAAGGTTAGGCTGTATCGCGGCGGGATCGAAGTCGCCTCCACCGATTACGACGGTACCTTGGTGATGCCCCCGATGAACTGCATCGGCATCGGCTCCAAGCTGAGCAATGATTGCAGTGGTGCCGACACCGGAGCCCCGGGATTCTGGCAAGGCAAGATGGACGACGTGGGGATCTGGAATCGTGGGCTGAGCCCGCAAGAGATTCAGGCCATCTTCAAGCGCGGCCAAGCCGGCAAAGCCTTGGATGACATCGTCATCACGGACGGTCTGATCGGATACTTCCCTCTCGACGAGACCACCGGGCTCACCGCCGCCGACTCCTCGCCGGACAATCACCCCGGCACCCTGGGCGGCTTCGGCGAAGACGACTCGCAATGGGTCGAGGGACGGATCGGCGGCTCGCTCCAGTTCGGCGGACCTTCTTCAAAGCAGTTCGTGCAGGTCGAAGATTATGCCAAACCGACCTCCACCCTGACCGTTTCCCTCTGGGCCTTTGCCGATCAGCTGGGCAGCTGGGCATCGTTTGTAAAAAACTGGGGCGGTTCCGATGCGGGCCAGTTTCACTTCGGGATTTTCGCCGACGGCCAGCATCAGAACATTTATATCAAGCAGGCCGACGGGAAGACACCCAACGTCAGTGATCCAGACCCGTTCCCGATCGGAGAATGGCAGCATGCTGCCGTTGTTTGCGACGGCTCGAAGGTCCGACTCTATCGCAACGGTATCGAGGTCGCGTCCACCGACTATGATGGCACGCTGGTCTTGCCGCCCATGAACTGCATCGGCATCGGAGCCAAACTCAACAACGGATGCACAGGAGCGGACACCGGAGCCCCCGGATTCTGGCACGGCAAGATGGACGATATCGGTATCTGGAATCGTGGGCTCTCACCGGCTGAGATCCAGGCCATCTACGAGGCCGGCCAAGCAGGTAGCCCACTGGTGCAAGCTGTCGTTGTGAGCCGCGCCCGGCTGGCATTCACCCGCGCCGCCAACGATTTGGTGCTGTCCTGGGCTCAAGCCGGCTATGTGCTCCAGGAGAATACCGACATCAGCAAAGCCGATGGCTGGACCGACACCCAAGGCGGTGGTGCCAGCCCGGTGACCGTGCCGATCGCGAACGCCGGTGGTAAATTCTACCGGCTACACAAACCCTGA